The following proteins come from a genomic window of Nocardiopsis sp. YSL2:
- a CDS encoding trypco2 family protein — translation MELRLTDAVRTLREELTEAVEEAEAQSPDMTFTVGPVQMDFEVQFRVDGKAKGKLSAWIASGEIEAGASRTRTHRVSFTLTPRPKDTPDGDVSITSTAQTTHAAPPPSYTR, via the coding sequence ATGGAACTTCGCCTGACCGACGCCGTCCGCACGTTGCGCGAGGAACTGACCGAGGCCGTCGAGGAGGCCGAAGCCCAGAGCCCCGACATGACCTTCACTGTCGGGCCCGTCCAGATGGACTTCGAGGTCCAGTTCCGCGTCGACGGCAAGGCCAAGGGCAAACTCTCCGCGTGGATCGCCTCCGGCGAGATCGAGGCCGGGGCGAGCCGGACCCGCACCCACCGGGTGTCCTTCACCCTCACCCCCCGCCCGAAGGACACCCCCGACGGCGACGTGTCCATTACCAGCACAGCGCAGACCACCCACGCCGCTCCGCCCCCCTCCTACACACGCTGA
- a CDS encoding tetratricopeptide repeat protein: MHTATDHQPSMGHVVWRGTPKGHDDAALVHVTDPGWVERAVVTRWGRLVTTTPGTPCEVWGFPDLAQRPGRAAETVQLMGTVAPGTHFVNHRHVMDLSSHPPRWYPHEIREQEQAGQRRSLWAGLSGAGMRCGDGQLLVGVVAADLEHRDHAALDIVPAYVLHHDPTFRAVLAEHGVSLVLEPVELAHLALTPRSHHRPSPASLLEAHRQVVEFHGRDGTMRTLLEWSDSDEPLTAAVVHGPGGQGKTRLAHELTARLAHPDTPGQRWATVWLKENATVDELGPVKNATAPLLVVVDYAETRTAQLVRLLQLCDRPPGHAPVRLLLLVRTLGEWWEQVNTATHHLLADIALQLPLPPLAPRTTERTQEYRTALHHLADALPAARTPRQADWGRVAAGLADPDLSGPEWETVLSVHMRALADLLDATQHSTAVTADSAVEGRVLAHEFRYWDQTAAAYGLGDADLAQPLRDVLALVFTLAPADVEEADELLGSAAVLEDQTTARKHQIRLWISGLYPPDGEWMWGLLQPDRLLEYFLGQRLQRDPVLFDPHLDTITTADAERLVTLYARAAAHPALASVGGHLTTLCTRHIHTLGPAVIDVATRVEHPGPLVQALDDATSDPGASPEALGDLSDALPLSSQRLAVWAERLSARLVEARRAQAEQDPDAYLPGLAMALNNQALRLGDLGRIEEALDAVTRAVRIRRALTAEHTDAHLPSLALSLDNQSNRLADLGRLEEALEAATEAVHHYRALAEQHPDAHLPDLARALNNRALRLGDLGRDEEALGTITEAVHHYRALAEQHPDAHLPDLAMALNNQSNRLGDLGRAEEAFEAITRAVDIRRTLTEQHPDAHLPDLAGSLNNQALRLGDLGRTEEALEAATQAVHHYRALAEQHADAHLPGLALALNNQSVRLGNLGRTEEALETVTEAVHIRHTLAQQYPDAHLPELARTLNSRSNRLGELGRTEEALEAITRAVDIRRTLTEQHPDAHLPDLALALNSQALRLGDLGRDEEALATITEAVRHYRALAEQHPDAHVPGLARALNNQALRLGDLGRDEEALEAATQAVQHYRALAEQRPDAHLPDLALALNNQSVTLGSLGRTEEALETVTEAIRIRRTLARQRPDVHLPDLSLALNNQAVRLGELGRTEEALEAITQAVQHYRALAEQRPDAHLPDLARALYNQSLYLSDLGRTEEALEAVTRAAEIKTALAEERPAVHRQELENSLRLLEDLRNSEAGRK, from the coding sequence GTGCACACCGCAACCGACCACCAGCCCTCCATGGGGCACGTGGTCTGGCGAGGCACCCCGAAGGGGCACGACGACGCCGCTCTCGTCCACGTCACCGACCCGGGCTGGGTCGAGCGTGCGGTGGTCACCCGGTGGGGGCGGCTGGTCACCACCACCCCCGGCACCCCGTGTGAGGTGTGGGGCTTTCCCGACCTGGCCCAACGCCCCGGCCGGGCTGCGGAGACCGTTCAGCTGATGGGTACGGTGGCCCCGGGCACCCACTTCGTCAACCACCGGCACGTGATGGACCTGAGCTCCCACCCGCCCCGCTGGTACCCGCACGAAATCCGAGAACAAGAGCAGGCCGGGCAGCGGCGTTCGCTGTGGGCGGGCCTGTCCGGGGCCGGAATGCGCTGCGGCGACGGCCAACTGCTCGTGGGTGTGGTGGCCGCCGACCTCGAACACCGCGACCACGCCGCCCTGGACATCGTGCCGGCCTACGTCCTGCACCACGACCCCACCTTCCGGGCGGTGTTGGCCGAGCACGGCGTGTCCCTGGTGCTGGAACCGGTCGAACTCGCCCACCTGGCCCTCACTCCGCGCTCACACCACCGCCCCTCCCCGGCATCGTTGTTGGAAGCCCACCGCCAGGTGGTGGAATTCCACGGCCGGGACGGGACCATGAGAACCCTGCTGGAGTGGTCCGACAGCGACGAGCCGCTCACGGCGGCGGTGGTGCACGGGCCCGGCGGGCAGGGCAAGACCCGCCTGGCCCACGAACTCACCGCACGCCTGGCCCACCCCGACACCCCGGGGCAGCGATGGGCCACGGTGTGGCTCAAGGAGAATGCCACCGTCGACGAGCTGGGCCCGGTCAAGAACGCCACGGCCCCGCTGCTGGTGGTGGTGGACTACGCCGAGACCCGCACCGCGCAGCTGGTCCGCCTGCTCCAGCTGTGCGACCGACCCCCCGGGCATGCCCCCGTCCGGCTGCTGTTGTTGGTGCGCACCCTGGGCGAGTGGTGGGAGCAGGTCAACACCGCCACCCACCACCTCCTGGCCGACATCGCCCTACAACTCCCGCTACCGCCGCTGGCGCCCCGCACCACCGAGCGCACCCAGGAGTACCGCACCGCCCTGCACCACCTCGCCGACGCCCTGCCGGCGGCCCGCACACCCCGCCAGGCCGACTGGGGACGGGTCGCGGCGGGCCTGGCCGATCCGGACCTGTCGGGCCCCGAGTGGGAGACCGTGCTGAGCGTGCACATGCGCGCCCTGGCCGACCTGCTGGACGCCACCCAACACTCCACCGCCGTCACGGCCGACAGTGCGGTGGAGGGTCGGGTGCTGGCCCACGAGTTCCGCTACTGGGACCAGACCGCCGCCGCCTACGGCCTGGGCGACGCCGACCTGGCACAACCGCTGCGCGACGTTCTGGCCCTGGTCTTCACCCTCGCCCCCGCCGATGTCGAGGAAGCAGACGAACTCCTGGGGAGCGCTGCGGTGCTGGAGGACCAGACCACCGCCCGCAAACACCAGATCCGCCTGTGGATCAGCGGCCTGTACCCCCCGGACGGGGAGTGGATGTGGGGGCTCCTGCAACCGGACCGGCTGCTGGAGTACTTCCTCGGCCAGCGCCTCCAGCGCGACCCCGTCCTGTTCGACCCGCACCTGGACACCATCACCACCGCGGACGCCGAACGTCTGGTGACCCTGTACGCACGCGCGGCCGCGCACCCCGCCCTGGCCTCCGTGGGAGGGCACCTGACCACACTGTGCACACGCCACATCCACACTCTGGGTCCAGCGGTCATCGACGTGGCCACACGGGTGGAGCACCCCGGTCCGCTCGTCCAAGCTCTGGACGACGCGACCAGCGATCCTGGTGCCTCGCCCGAGGCCCTGGGAGATCTCAGCGATGCCCTGCCCCTGTCCAGCCAGCGGCTGGCGGTATGGGCCGAGCGCCTGAGCGCGCGCCTGGTCGAAGCACGTCGAGCACAAGCCGAACAGGACCCCGACGCCTACCTGCCCGGCCTCGCGATGGCCCTGAACAACCAAGCACTCCGCCTGGGCGACCTGGGGCGAATCGAGGAGGCCCTGGATGCGGTCACCCGAGCCGTCCGCATCCGCCGCGCCCTGACCGCGGAACACACCGACGCCCATCTCCCGAGCCTCGCATTGTCCCTGGACAACCAATCCAACCGCCTCGCAGACCTGGGGCGGCTCGAAGAAGCACTCGAAGCCGCCACCGAAGCCGTCCACCACTACCGGGCACTCGCCGAACAACACCCCGACGCCCACCTACCCGACCTCGCCAGGGCACTGAACAACCGGGCGCTCCGCCTGGGCGACCTGGGACGGGACGAAGAAGCACTCGGAACCATCACCGAAGCCGTCCACCACTACCGGGCACTCGCCGAACAACACCCCGACGCCCACCTACCCGACCTCGCTATGGCACTGAACAACCAGTCCAACCGCCTGGGCGATCTGGGACGGGCAGAAGAAGCATTCGAGGCCATCACCCGAGCCGTCGACATCCGCCGCACCCTGACCGAACAACATCCCGACGCCCACCTGCCCGACCTCGCCGGATCCCTGAACAACCAGGCGCTCCGCCTGGGCGACCTGGGACGCACCGAAGAGGCACTCGAGGCCGCCACCCAGGCCGTCCACCACTACCGGGCACTCGCCGAGCAACACGCCGACGCCCACCTGCCGGGCCTCGCCCTGGCACTGAACAACCAATCCGTCAGACTGGGCAACCTGGGGCGAACCGAGGAGGCCCTGGAGACGGTCACCGAAGCCGTACATATCCGCCACACCCTGGCTCAGCAGTACCCCGACGCTCACTTGCCCGAGCTCGCCAGGACCCTCAACAGCCGATCCAACCGCCTGGGCGAACTGGGGCGGACCGAAGAAGCACTCGAGGCCATCACCCGAGCCGTCGACATCCGCCGCACCCTGACCGAACAACATCCCGACGCCCACCTGCCCGACCTCGCCCTCGCACTGAACAGCCAGGCGCTCCGCCTGGGCGACCTGGGACGGGACGAAGAAGCACTCGCAACCATCACCGAAGCCGTCCGCCACTACCGGGCACTGGCCGAACAACACCCCGACGCCCACGTCCCAGGCCTGGCAAGGGCTCTGAACAACCAGGCGCTCCGCCTGGGCGACCTGGGACGGGACGAAGAAGCACTCGAGGCCGCCACCCAGGCCGTCCAGCACTACCGGGCGCTCGCCGAACAACGCCCCGACGCCCACCTACCCGACCTCGCCCTGGCACTGAACAACCAATCCGTCACACTGGGCAGCCTGGGGCGAACCGAGGAGGCGCTGGAGACGGTCACCGAAGCCATTCGCATCCGCCGCACTCTGGCCCGGCAACGCCCCGACGTCCACCTGCCCGACCTCTCATTGGCTTTGAACAACCAAGCGGTTCGTCTGGGCGAACTGGGGCGGACCGAAGAAGCACTGGAGGCCATCACTCAGGCCGTCCAGCACTACCGGGCGCTCGCCGAACAACGCCCCGACGCCCACCTACCCGACCTCGCTAGAGCCCTGTACAACCAATCTCTGTACTTGAGTGATCTGGGGCGGACCGAAGAAGCACTCGAAGCCGTCACCCGAGCCGCCGAAATCAAGACGGCTCTTGCGGAGGAGCGCCCTGCCGTGCACCGGCAAGAACTGGAGAATTCACTCCGGCTGCTCGAAGACCTCAGGAATTCCGAAGCCGGCCGGAAGTAG
- a CDS encoding NAD-dependent protein deacetylase, with translation MSSTLDTDEPVAWAARIRTVLGAGPVAVLTGAGVSTDSGIPDYRGPDSPPRTPMTYQQFTGDAAFRRHYWARNHVGWHHVHRTLPNDGHRALADLERAGVVDGVITQNVDTLHGAAGSRRVIDLHGRYDRVACLSCPERITRSRLHERLTLLNPGFTDRVADVEVAPDADAVLASTEGFRVADCESCGGVLKPDIVYFGENVPKARVLEAYRLVEGAGALLVAGSSLTVLSGRRFVKRAAEQGKPVVIVNRGATRADHLAALTVDAGCTQVLRALAEAYTR, from the coding sequence GTGAGTAGCACGCTCGACACCGACGAGCCGGTGGCTTGGGCCGCCCGGATCCGAACGGTCCTCGGGGCCGGTCCCGTGGCCGTCCTGACGGGGGCCGGTGTGTCCACCGACTCCGGCATCCCCGACTACCGGGGGCCGGACTCCCCGCCGCGCACACCGATGACCTACCAGCAGTTCACCGGCGACGCCGCCTTCCGCCGCCACTACTGGGCGCGCAACCACGTGGGCTGGCACCACGTGCACCGCACGCTCCCCAACGACGGGCACCGCGCGCTGGCCGACCTGGAGCGGGCGGGTGTCGTGGACGGCGTCATCACGCAGAACGTCGACACCCTGCACGGCGCGGCGGGCAGCAGGCGCGTCATCGACCTGCACGGCCGCTACGACCGCGTGGCCTGCCTGTCCTGCCCGGAGCGGATCACCCGGTCCCGGCTGCACGAACGCCTGACCCTGCTGAACCCCGGCTTCACCGACCGGGTCGCCGACGTGGAGGTCGCCCCCGACGCCGACGCCGTGCTGGCCTCGACGGAGGGCTTCCGGGTGGCCGACTGCGAGTCCTGCGGCGGTGTGCTCAAGCCCGACATCGTCTACTTCGGCGAGAACGTGCCCAAGGCGCGTGTGCTGGAGGCCTACCGCCTGGTCGAGGGCGCCGGCGCCCTGCTCGTGGCCGGTTCGTCGTTGACCGTGCTGTCGGGGCGCCGCTTCGTCAAGCGCGCGGCCGAGCAGGGCAAACCGGTCGTGATCGTCAACCGGGGCGCCACCCGCGCCGACCACCTCGCGGCCCTGACCGTGGACGCGGGCTGCACACAGGTCCTGCGGGCCCTGGCCGAGGCCTACACCCGCTGA
- a CDS encoding VOC family protein, with product MSVRRVMPIVRSEAARDNREFYGLLGFEEVMNHGWIMTLASPTQPAAQVSFMAEDRTAPVVPDMSVEVDDVDAAYAIMRERGAEIVHPLQDEEWGVRRFFVRDPSGRVVNVLEHR from the coding sequence ATGTCCGTTCGCCGAGTCATGCCCATCGTGCGGTCGGAGGCCGCGCGGGACAACCGTGAGTTCTACGGCCTGCTGGGCTTCGAGGAGGTCATGAACCACGGGTGGATCATGACGCTCGCCTCCCCCACCCAGCCTGCGGCGCAGGTCAGCTTCATGGCCGAGGACCGGACAGCGCCGGTCGTCCCCGACATGAGTGTGGAGGTGGACGACGTGGACGCGGCCTACGCGATCATGCGGGAGCGGGGTGCGGAGATCGTCCACCCGCTGCAGGACGAGGAGTGGGGCGTGCGGCGGTTCTTCGTCCGCGACCCCAGCGGCCGGGTCGTCAACGTGCTGGAGCACCGCTGA